The Chryseobacterium sp. 52 genome includes a region encoding these proteins:
- the rpmG gene encoding 50S ribosomal protein L33, with protein sequence MAKKGNRVQVILECTEHKESGMPGMSRYISTKNKKNTTERLELKKYNPVLKRSTLHKEIK encoded by the coding sequence ATGGCAAAAAAAGGAAACAGAGTTCAAGTAATCCTTGAATGTACAGAACACAAAGAAAGTGGTATGCCAGGAATGTCTAGATACATTTCTACTAAAAATAAAAAGAACACTACAGAGAGATTAGAGCTTAAAAAGTATAATCCGGTTCTTAAAAGATCTACCCTTCACAAAGAAATCAAGTAA
- the rpmB gene encoding 50S ribosomal protein L28, whose product MSRICQITGKRAMVGNNVSHANNKTKRRFEINLLEKKFYLPEQDKHVTLKVSAHGLRVINKIGIEEAIERATRNGLIKKN is encoded by the coding sequence ATGTCAAGAATTTGCCAAATAACAGGAAAGCGTGCAATGGTTGGTAACAACGTTTCTCACGCTAATAACAAAACGAAGCGTCGTTTTGAAATTAACTTATTAGAGAAGAAATTTTACCTTCCGGAGCAGGATAAGCACGTAACACTGAAAGTATCAGCTCATGGATTGAGAGTGATTAACAAGATTGGAATCGAGGAAGCTATTGAAAGAGCTACTAGAAACGGATTGATTAAAAAGAATTAA
- a CDS encoding DUF4295 domain-containing protein, producing MAKKVVATLQSGQSKKMTKVVKMVKSSKSGAYVFEEKVMNADEVDGYLKK from the coding sequence ATGGCAAAGAAAGTAGTAGCAACCCTACAAAGCGGTCAGTCAAAGAAAATGACTAAAGTTGTGAAAATGGTTAAGTCATCTAAGTCAGGTGCTTACGTTTTCGAAGAAAAAGTAATGAATGCAGACGAAGTAGACGGTTATTTGAAGAAATAA
- a CDS encoding GlsB/YeaQ/YmgE family stress response membrane protein has protein sequence MGILTWILFGLIAGAIAKMIMPGNQGGGWLITIILGIVGAFLGGAIGVYILHWGDVTSFWNPRSWILAIGGALIVLWIYGMATKKS, from the coding sequence ATGGGAATTTTAACATGGATCTTATTCGGGCTTATAGCAGGAGCCATCGCAAAAATGATTATGCCGGGTAACCAGGGAGGTGGATGGCTGATCACTATTATTTTAGGGATCGTAGGAGCATTCCTTGGCGGTGCGATAGGAGTTTACATCCTGCACTGGGGAGACGTGACTTCGTTCTGGAATCCAAGAAGCTGGATTCTGGCTATTGGAGGAGCTTTAATCGTTCTCTGGATCTACGGAATGGCGACTAAGAAAAGCTGA
- the ftsY gene encoding signal recognition particle-docking protein FtsY, which produces MSWFKNIFKKEEKETLDKGLEKSSQGFFEKMTKAVVGKSKVDDEVLDNLEEILIASDVGASTTIKIIERIEERVARDKYVGVNELDDILREEISGLLLENPHAGTGNIDSSKKPYVIMVVGVNGVGKTTTIGKLAHQFKSEGRKVVLGAADTFRAAAVDQLTIWSERVGVPIVKQDMGSDPASVAFDTVQSAVAQGADVVIIDTAGRLHNKINLMNELSKIKRVMQKVIPDAPHEILLVLDGSTGQNAFEQAKQFTAATEVNALAVTKLDGTAKGGVVIGISDQFQIPVKYIGVGEKMQDLQLFNGTEFVDSFFKKR; this is translated from the coding sequence ATGAGTTGGTTTAAAAATATTTTCAAAAAAGAAGAAAAAGAAACCTTAGATAAAGGTCTGGAAAAATCCAGCCAGGGTTTCTTTGAAAAAATGACGAAGGCCGTAGTCGGCAAAAGCAAAGTAGATGATGAAGTACTGGATAATCTTGAAGAAATACTGATTGCATCTGATGTAGGCGCATCCACAACCATCAAGATCATAGAAAGAATTGAAGAGCGCGTTGCCCGCGACAAATATGTAGGGGTGAATGAACTGGATGATATTCTTCGTGAAGAGATCTCAGGACTGCTTCTGGAAAATCCCCACGCAGGAACAGGAAATATAGACAGTTCAAAAAAACCATATGTCATTATGGTTGTAGGCGTAAACGGCGTAGGAAAAACCACTACAATAGGAAAACTGGCTCACCAGTTCAAATCCGAAGGGAGAAAAGTGGTCCTGGGGGCTGCAGATACCTTCAGAGCAGCAGCAGTAGACCAGCTGACAATCTGGAGTGAAAGAGTTGGCGTTCCTATCGTTAAGCAGGACATGGGCTCAGATCCTGCTTCTGTTGCATTTGATACCGTACAGAGTGCCGTTGCACAAGGTGCAGATGTAGTGATCATAGATACTGCAGGAAGACTGCACAATAAGATCAACCTGATGAATGAGCTTTCCAAGATTAAAAGAGTAATGCAAAAGGTTATTCCTGATGCCCCTCATGAGATCCTGCTGGTTCTTGACGGTTCTACAGGACAGAATGCATTTGAGCAGGCAAAACAGTTTACAGCAGCTACAGAAGTAAATGCATTAGCAGTAACAAAATTAGACGGAACCGCTAAAGGTGGTGTTGTCATAGGTATATCAGATCAATTCCAGATTCCGGTAAAGTATATAGGGGTAGGCGAAAAAATGCAGGACCTTCAGCTTTTCAATGGTACGGAATTTGTTGACTCATTTTTCAAGAAAAGATGA
- a CDS encoding T9SS type A sorting domain-containing protein, with product MKRICILLSMLPIGLVAQNYTEIQTDMKNFYYGSADAADMDNDGKQDVVINGAIDSDGDGNVDTSFNEVYKNNGTSLVPYADLGADATHLGDIKFMDFNNDGLLDIISTGLSYNDIVNYKHYRFRNTGTGFIKEADLAGKIYGSLEAFDFNNDGKMDYAINGTQYVEGTGFVNNLDFYKNTGNDFEIFKGWQPGTQNGSFKFIDLNNDNLLDLVIFGVAQNDAPIGKVYLNQAGTLTFAQDLTPVTSGKMDFADFNADGYQDIVITGQDNNYSGFLAVFVNDGTGHLNKNLINIPEIADSSVTTGDLNNDGYYDFIVSGNDDNNDAVVKTFLYNPSTQNFTENIPTGLHILGGPGFVNLLDFDNDHRLDVLLAGFDWADPGMPSLTKIFKNTSTEVNLKPVPPAVLNVTKTGNRFKFSWSGASDDKTPVNALRYEIKVGSTPGAANLAKYVVTTPSWFLDLDPSIPNVYWSVRSIDASKVYSDASVQNTLGTRDVSIDSQVSVYPNPASEKVFIKGEKVSDVEMYAMDGRKMNIILNNDQSINVSHFTKGAYLLKLKIKNEITIKKLIIN from the coding sequence ATGAAGAGAATTTGTATTCTTTTATCCATGCTTCCTATTGGGCTTGTGGCTCAGAATTACACTGAAATCCAGACCGATATGAAAAATTTTTATTACGGATCAGCTGATGCAGCGGATATGGATAATGATGGAAAGCAGGATGTAGTGATCAATGGAGCGATTGATAGCGATGGTGATGGAAATGTTGATACATCTTTCAATGAAGTATACAAGAATAATGGGACTTCACTGGTTCCTTATGCTGACCTGGGGGCAGATGCAACCCACCTGGGAGATATAAAATTCATGGATTTTAATAATGATGGTCTTTTAGATATTATTTCTACAGGATTAAGTTATAATGATATTGTAAACTATAAACACTATAGATTTCGGAACACAGGTACAGGCTTTATAAAAGAAGCTGATCTTGCCGGAAAGATTTACGGATCTTTGGAAGCTTTTGATTTCAACAATGACGGTAAAATGGATTATGCCATCAACGGAACTCAATATGTAGAGGGAACCGGTTTTGTGAATAATCTGGATTTTTATAAAAATACCGGAAATGACTTTGAAATTTTTAAAGGCTGGCAGCCCGGAACACAGAACGGAAGCTTTAAGTTTATAGATCTTAATAATGATAACCTTTTGGATCTGGTTATTTTTGGGGTAGCTCAAAATGATGCTCCGATAGGTAAAGTCTATCTGAACCAGGCTGGAACCTTGACGTTTGCACAAGATCTGACCCCTGTGACAAGTGGTAAAATGGACTTTGCGGATTTCAATGCTGATGGTTATCAGGATATTGTAATTACCGGTCAGGATAATAATTATTCAGGATTTCTAGCTGTTTTTGTGAATGACGGAACAGGACATTTGAATAAAAACCTGATTAATATCCCTGAGATCGCAGATTCATCTGTAACTACAGGTGACTTGAATAATGACGGATATTATGATTTTATTGTTTCCGGAAATGATGATAACAACGATGCCGTAGTAAAAACGTTCTTATACAATCCTTCCACTCAAAATTTTACTGAAAATATACCTACAGGTCTGCATATTTTAGGAGGTCCGGGTTTTGTGAATCTACTTGACTTTGACAATGACCACCGTCTGGATGTTTTATTGGCCGGATTTGATTGGGCAGATCCGGGCATGCCTTCACTTACCAAAATTTTCAAAAATACTTCTACTGAAGTTAATCTGAAACCTGTACCTCCTGCAGTCCTTAATGTGACAAAAACCGGAAACCGTTTTAAATTCTCATGGAGTGGTGCATCTGATGATAAAACACCAGTTAACGCATTGCGCTACGAAATTAAAGTAGGCTCTACACCCGGAGCAGCGAATCTTGCCAAATATGTAGTGACCACACCATCATGGTTCCTGGATCTTGATCCTTCCATTCCGAATGTATACTGGAGTGTAAGATCAATAGATGCTTCTAAAGTATATTCTGACGCATCTGTGCAGAATACGTTGGGAACACGTGATGTAAGTATTGACAGTCAGGTTTCTGTTTATCCGAATCCTGCCTCAGAAAAAGTATTTATTAAAGGAGAAAAAGTTTCGGATGTGGAGATGTATGCTATGGACGGAAGAAAGATGAACATCATTTTAAATAATGATCAGTCTATCAATGTTTCACATTTTACAAAAGGAGCATATCTGTTAAAATTGAAAATAAAAAACGAAATAACCATCAAAAAACTTATCATTAACTAA
- the sppA gene encoding signal peptide peptidase SppA, giving the protein MRSFFKNVLANIVAIVLLCAVFFVFFIMMIVFSSMGNDKSVAVKNNSVLTINLKTNIIDSPTEEEVGLFNISDKSKSVLLYDVLEAIRKAKTDDNIKGISIEADDLHAGMTQIDDIRNAIQDFKKSGKFVYAYGNAVSQASYYLGSVADQYYLNPSGMIELKGLATEVAFFKDFADKYGIGIEVIRHGKFKSAVEPFLRNDISPENKEQLGTLLNDIWKNTSTKMAVSRKIDTAQFKTVVDSLYGMIPELGLKYKLADKLIQKTEYDQMIKSKLSLKEKEKLNKVSLAGYINSYADEDKSGEKVAILYASGSINNGDGYNEIFSEKYVKYIKELQDDDKVKAVVFRINSPGGSANASDEILFELQQLKKKKPLVVSFGDYAASGGYYIAMAADKIYSEPNTLTGSIGVFGVIPYYKEIANKNGIRSDIVATNANSQYYSALNGVTPYGVNLITRSVEGTYKRFVHFVTQNRKQTFEQIDSVGGGRVWSGVRAKQIGLVDELGTLNDAVQFAAQKAGLKSYHVSSYPKRMSPFEQIFKDLSEEDISARIIKNKIGKANYEILQQITDEKLKSEVKMEMPYQIKIN; this is encoded by the coding sequence ATGAGAAGTTTCTTTAAAAACGTATTGGCAAATATAGTGGCAATTGTCCTATTATGTGCCGTATTTTTCGTCTTTTTCATTATGATGATTGTGTTCAGTTCCATGGGAAATGACAAATCTGTTGCAGTGAAGAACAATTCTGTTCTGACGATTAATTTAAAGACCAATATAATAGATAGCCCTACCGAGGAAGAAGTGGGACTGTTCAATATCAGTGACAAAAGCAAGAGTGTTTTGCTGTATGATGTATTGGAGGCGATCAGGAAAGCGAAGACTGATGATAATATTAAAGGAATAAGTATTGAAGCTGATGATCTGCATGCCGGAATGACACAGATTGATGATATCAGAAATGCTATTCAGGATTTTAAAAAGAGTGGGAAATTTGTCTATGCTTACGGAAATGCGGTATCGCAGGCTTCCTATTATTTAGGATCTGTTGCGGATCAGTATTATCTTAACCCTTCAGGAATGATAGAATTGAAAGGGCTTGCTACTGAAGTTGCATTTTTTAAAGATTTCGCGGATAAATATGGAATTGGTATAGAAGTGATCCGTCATGGGAAATTCAAGTCTGCGGTAGAACCATTCTTAAGAAATGATATTTCTCCGGAAAATAAAGAACAGCTGGGTACGCTTTTAAATGACATCTGGAAAAATACGTCTACTAAAATGGCGGTTTCAAGAAAAATTGATACGGCACAGTTTAAAACAGTTGTTGACAGTTTATATGGAATGATTCCTGAATTGGGATTAAAATATAAGCTTGCCGATAAACTGATCCAGAAGACGGAGTATGACCAGATGATAAAATCGAAGCTGAGTCTTAAGGAAAAAGAAAAGCTTAATAAGGTATCATTAGCCGGCTATATCAATTCTTATGCAGATGAAGATAAGTCTGGTGAGAAAGTGGCTATATTGTATGCTTCAGGCTCAATTAACAATGGTGACGGATACAATGAGATCTTTTCTGAAAAATATGTGAAGTATATCAAAGAACTTCAGGATGATGATAAAGTAAAGGCTGTTGTTTTCAGAATCAATTCTCCAGGGGGAAGTGCTAATGCTTCGGATGAGATTTTATTTGAACTTCAGCAGTTGAAAAAGAAAAAACCGTTAGTGGTTTCCTTTGGGGATTATGCGGCTTCCGGAGGGTACTATATTGCTATGGCAGCAGATAAAATCTACTCAGAGCCTAATACACTTACAGGATCTATCGGAGTTTTCGGTGTGATACCTTATTATAAAGAGATTGCCAACAAAAACGGGATACGCTCAGATATTGTTGCTACCAATGCCAATTCTCAATATTATTCTGCTTTGAATGGCGTTACCCCTTACGGAGTAAATCTGATCACAAGAAGTGTAGAAGGAACATATAAGAGATTTGTGCATTTTGTTACACAGAACAGAAAACAGACTTTTGAGCAGATAGACAGTGTAGGAGGAGGAAGAGTATGGAGTGGTGTTCGTGCTAAGCAGATTGGCCTTGTAGATGAATTGGGAACATTAAATGATGCTGTACAATTTGCCGCTCAGAAAGCAGGATTAAAATCATACCACGTATCTTCTTATCCTAAAAGAATGAGTCCTTTCGAGCAGATTTTTAAAGACCTGAGCGAGGAAGATATTTCTGCAAGGATCATTAAAAATAAAATAGGAAAAGCTAACTATGAAATTCTTCAGCAGATCACAGATGAAAAACTGAAGTCTGAGGTGAAAATGGAAATGCCTTACCAAATCAAGATCAACTAA
- a CDS encoding RidA family protein, translated as MKKILILVFTEIFLFSFSQKKMNNVEYKNSAEVFTIKGLSQSTSIDCGNSKMILLSGQVPLDVAGNLVGNDVEKQTQQVFKNIESILKEYGATGKDIVKLGIFMTDISKTPDFRKIRDLYINLQNPPVSSLVEVSRLFRNDVLIEIEATAVIKNK; from the coding sequence ATGAAAAAGATTCTTATTCTGGTTTTCACAGAAATTTTTCTATTTTCATTCAGTCAGAAAAAGATGAACAATGTAGAATATAAAAACTCGGCGGAAGTTTTTACCATTAAAGGACTTTCACAATCAACAAGCATTGACTGTGGAAATTCCAAAATGATTCTTCTGTCCGGACAGGTTCCGCTGGATGTTGCAGGCAATCTCGTAGGAAACGACGTCGAGAAGCAGACTCAACAGGTTTTTAAAAACATTGAAAGCATCCTGAAAGAATATGGAGCAACGGGAAAAGATATTGTAAAACTGGGAATCTTTATGACCGATATTTCCAAAACACCAGACTTTAGAAAAATCCGTGACTTGTACATCAACCTTCAAAATCCTCCTGTGAGCAGCCTTGTGGAAGTGAGCCGTCTTTTCAGAAATGACGTACTTATAGAAATTGAGGCTACGGCAGTTATAAAAAACAAATAA